One stretch of Dissulfurimicrobium hydrothermale DNA includes these proteins:
- a CDS encoding Trm112 family protein, producing MDQSVNLNHQLLELLACPKCKGDIRLSDDKKGLICDRCRLIYEIRDGIPVMLIDEARPLGDR from the coding sequence ATGGATCAGTCTGTAAATCTAAATCATCAACTGTTGGAACTGCTGGCCTGTCCAAAATGTAAAGGGGATATCAGGCTCTCGGATGACAAAAAGGGACTTATCTGCGATAGATGCAGGCTCATCTATGAGATCAGAGACGGCATCCCTGTGATGTTAATAGACGAGGCTAGGCCGCTTGGAGACAGATGA
- a CDS encoding YicC/YloC family endoribonuclease, which yields MPRSMTTFSRVEVSEGELALVMELKSINSRYCDLVIRAPRWASPLEDRIRKLIQGRLQRGRIELNIQASGRTNGLTSPGIASFEPDTALARTYIEAALRLKQELGLEGVVDLPLLLKALPGIIIIKDKEEDPENMWQLMGPALERLLDEAEDMALGEGSALQKDMTTRIEYIEAQLNEISKRASTHLVEAQRAMSERIKAILKDVPVDESKLAQELAVLADRLDITEELVRAESHIGQFKKLLSENGPIGRRLDFLLQELFREINTMAVKSADSTISHICVEIKGALEKIREQVQNIV from the coding sequence ATGCCAAGAAGCATGACTACATTTTCAAGGGTAGAGGTTTCAGAAGGAGAGCTCGCCCTCGTCATGGAACTTAAATCGATAAACAGCAGATACTGCGACCTGGTCATAAGGGCCCCCAGATGGGCCTCGCCCCTTGAAGATAGGATACGAAAACTCATCCAAGGGAGGCTACAGCGCGGCAGGATCGAGCTCAACATCCAGGCTTCAGGCCGAACCAATGGCCTGACGAGTCCAGGGATCGCATCATTTGAACCCGATACAGCTCTTGCAAGGACCTACATAGAAGCAGCACTCAGGCTCAAGCAGGAACTTGGGCTGGAGGGCGTTGTCGATCTGCCGCTGCTGCTGAAGGCCCTGCCGGGCATTATTATTATCAAGGACAAGGAAGAAGACCCTGAGAATATGTGGCAGCTCATGGGCCCGGCGCTTGAACGTCTCTTGGACGAGGCTGAAGATATGGCGCTGGGAGAAGGATCCGCACTTCAAAAGGATATGACAACAAGGATCGAATATATAGAGGCACAACTGAACGAGATATCAAAGCGCGCCTCAACGCACCTTGTCGAGGCACAAAGGGCCATGTCCGAAAGGATCAAGGCCATTTTGAAGGATGTGCCGGTGGATGAATCGAAGCTGGCACAGGAACTTGCTGTCCTTGCGGACCGTCTCGATATAACAGAAGAACTGGTGAGGGCCGAAAGCCACATAGGGCAATTCAAGAAACTGCTCTCCGAAAACGGTCCGATAGGAAGGCGGCTTGACTTCCTGCTCCAGGAGCTGTTCAGGGAAATCAACACCATGGCGGTCAAGTCGGCAGATTCGACCATCTCTCACATATGCGTTGAGATAAAAGGCGCCCTTGAAAAAATCAGGGAGCAGGTTCAAAATATTGTTTAA
- a CDS encoding DUF370 domain-containing protein, translated as MSCKFKLLNIGFGNSIVAERVVAIVNPVSAPIKRLREEAKNNDKLIDATQGRRTRSIIVTDSNHVILSAIQAETIAQRLAADLLTKIDEKKGEKDLPPAE; from the coding sequence ATGAGTTGCAAATTTAAACTCTTGAACATCGGATTCGGAAACTCCATAGTGGCCGAGAGGGTGGTGGCCATAGTAAATCCGGTTTCGGCACCTATCAAACGCCTGCGGGAAGAGGCCAAAAACAACGACAAACTAATAGATGCAACCCAGGGGCGGAGGACGAGATCCATAATTGTAACTGACAGTAATCACGTGATCCTCTCGGCGATTCAGGCCGAGACCATCGCCCAGAGGCTTGCAGCGGATTTACTTACAAAGATCGATGAGAAGAAAGGGGAGAAAGATCTCCCCCCGGCAGAATAG
- the purF gene encoding amidophosphoribosyltransferase, translated as MISIPRPWPKIREECGVFGIYGHPEAAKLAYFGLYALQHRGQESAGIISSDGKNVREFKAMGLVSEVFNEARLKELKGHLAIGHVRYSTTGSSILQNAQPFCIRHSGCALALAHNGNIVNAGAIRHELEARGSIFQTTMDSEVMVHLLARAGIKGLENAITSMMGAVRGAYSVVIGTEDSIIGLRDPFGFRPLCIGRLGKAYVLSSETCALDLIQAEYIRDVAPGEVVIIDANGLRSFKGIESHKRAHCIFEFIYFARPDSYIFGQNVYSFRKTLGAALAKEVDVKADFVMPFPDSGNYAAVGYAQAAKIPLELAVIRNHYVDRTFIQPSQSMRDFGVRVKLNPVKEMIYGRRVIIMEDSIVRGTTSLTRIRAIREAGAKEITMLVSCPPIRFPCYYGIDFSTSGELIAENHSVEEIRRFLELDRLHYLSIDAMLKSAGGDPNRFCLACFNGHYPVPVDDYKGKFQLEQ; from the coding sequence ATGATCTCAATCCCTCGGCCTTGGCCTAAAATCCGTGAAGAGTGCGGCGTCTTCGGCATCTATGGGCACCCGGAGGCCGCAAAGCTTGCATATTTCGGTCTATATGCCCTGCAGCACAGGGGGCAGGAAAGCGCCGGCATTATCAGTTCAGACGGCAAAAACGTCAGGGAATTCAAGGCAATGGGCCTTGTAAGCGAGGTATTCAACGAGGCAAGGCTCAAGGAGCTGAAAGGGCATCTGGCAATAGGCCATGTGAGATATTCAACTACAGGCTCATCCATACTCCAAAATGCCCAACCCTTTTGCATTAGGCACTCCGGCTGCGCCCTGGCGCTCGCGCACAACGGAAACATCGTAAATGCAGGGGCAATTCGGCATGAGCTTGAGGCCAGAGGCTCGATCTTCCAAACCACAATGGACAGCGAGGTAATGGTGCATCTCTTGGCCAGGGCTGGGATCAAGGGGCTTGAAAATGCGATAACATCCATGATGGGCGCGGTAAGAGGGGCCTATTCCGTCGTCATAGGGACCGAGGACAGCATCATAGGCCTTCGCGACCCGTTCGGCTTTCGTCCACTTTGCATCGGAAGACTGGGCAAAGCCTACGTGCTTTCATCCGAGACCTGCGCCCTTGACCTGATCCAGGCGGAATACATAAGGGATGTGGCGCCTGGCGAGGTAGTGATTATAGATGCAAATGGCCTGAGGTCGTTCAAAGGGATCGAATCCCATAAACGTGCCCACTGCATCTTTGAATTCATCTATTTTGCCAGACCTGACAGCTACATTTTCGGTCAAAACGTCTACAGCTTTAGGAAGACTCTCGGTGCGGCATTGGCAAAAGAGGTGGATGTCAAGGCCGATTTCGTCATGCCTTTTCCTGACTCAGGAAACTATGCGGCGGTAGGATATGCGCAGGCAGCCAAGATACCGCTTGAGCTTGCCGTCATCAGGAACCACTATGTGGACAGGACCTTCATCCAACCGAGCCAATCCATGAGAGACTTCGGCGTAAGGGTCAAGCTCAACCCTGTAAAGGAGATGATCTATGGCAGACGCGTCATAATCATGGAAGACTCGATAGTCAGAGGCACGACAAGCCTGACCAGGATAAGGGCGATAAGGGAGGCCGGGGCAAAGGAGATAACCATGCTCGTTAGCTGTCCGCCGATCAGATTTCCATGTTACTATGGGATCGACTTCTCAACAAGCGGCGAACTCATTGCAGAAAACCACTCGGTAGAGGAAATAAGGCGATTTTTGGAGCTCGATAGGCTTCACTACCTGAGCATCGATGCCATGCTGAAATCTGCCGGGGGGGACCCGAACCGTTTTTGTCTGGCCTGTTTCAACGGCCACTATCCCGTCCCTGTTGACGATTACAAGGGTAAATTCCAGCTCGAACAATGA
- the gmk gene encoding guanylate kinase: MEQGDIFVISAPSGAGKTTLCRRLLADDKRLCFSISHTTRRPRPGEIDGRDYFFVSRERFEAIEKDGGFLEWAEVHGNLYGTSRSQVFERLKEGADVLLDVDVQGARQIRRTFPDAVFIFILPPSWRELERRLYARGSEDSEWLELRLKNAAVELDAVTEYEFSVVNNELETALEELKAIILARRCRTKRVLERAGLAGSLGVQCGRNV, from the coding sequence ATGGAGCAGGGGGACATCTTTGTCATCTCGGCACCTTCGGGGGCGGGTAAAACTACGCTCTGCAGGAGACTGCTGGCAGACGATAAAAGGCTCTGCTTTTCGATCTCCCATACCACAAGGCGACCAAGACCAGGGGAGATAGACGGAAGGGACTATTTTTTTGTCTCAAGAGAGCGCTTTGAGGCCATAGAAAAGGATGGCGGGTTCCTGGAATGGGCCGAGGTGCACGGGAACCTTTACGGCACATCGAGATCGCAGGTGTTCGAACGGCTCAAAGAGGGTGCGGACGTCCTCCTTGATGTAGACGTGCAGGGGGCCAGACAGATTCGAAGGACCTTTCCGGATGCCGTATTCATCTTCATCTTACCGCCGTCATGGAGAGAACTGGAGAGGCGCCTTTATGCCCGCGGGAGTGAAGACAGTGAATGGCTCGAGCTCAGGCTCAAAAATGCCGCTGTTGAATTGGATGCGGTAACAGAATACGAATTTTCAGTGGTAAACAATGAGCTTGAGACCGCCCTTGAAGAGTTAAAGGCCATAATCCTTGCCAGACGCTGTAGGACAAAGAGGGTCCTCGAAAGGGCCGGGCTTGCCGGGTCCTTGGGTGTACAATGCGGCCGTAATGTCTGA
- the waaF gene encoding lipopolysaccharide heptosyltransferase II, translating to MTLKVLVLSTNWIGDAVMTTPAITALAGLYPDAKIKVLARPAQASVFTGHPDVDEVIVADRKSLADPLIRPFRLAWRIRAEQFDIAVVFPNSFESALIPFLAGVPVRIGYNTDGRSILLTHGATVPGDKQTRHEVYYYLGLVDHLIKKMGLEKKTAPEKPRLVLDVPKEGEDGAGRILSSVGIEKDMLIGFNPGAAYGPAKRWPSGRFIELGKTLTKRHSECCIVVLGTEGENTLAKEICAGIGKRACNLAGRTSLVEAMGIINRLRLLVTNDSGLMHVAAALGTPLVALFGSTNPTTTGPWTEKAIVVSRILPCGPCLKRTCPNGFECMLGIGVEEVLKACERWL from the coding sequence GTGACGCTGAAAGTACTTGTTTTATCCACCAACTGGATCGGCGACGCCGTCATGACCACTCCTGCCATCACTGCGCTGGCTGGGCTCTACCCGGATGCAAAGATAAAGGTGTTGGCAAGACCGGCGCAGGCGTCAGTCTTTACAGGACACCCAGACGTAGACGAAGTTATAGTCGCCGACAGAAAAAGCCTTGCAGATCCGCTAATAAGGCCGTTTCGGCTTGCATGGCGCATAAGGGCCGAACAATTCGATATTGCCGTCGTCTTTCCCAATTCGTTCGAATCGGCGCTCATACCTTTTCTGGCAGGGGTACCTGTACGCATCGGCTATAATACAGACGGAAGGTCCATACTCCTCACACACGGCGCAACGGTGCCTGGCGACAAACAAACCAGACACGAGGTCTATTATTATCTCGGCCTTGTGGATCACTTGATAAAAAAGATGGGGCTTGAGAAAAAAACGGCACCTGAAAAGCCCAGGCTCGTCCTGGACGTCCCCAAAGAAGGAGAGGATGGGGCGGGGCGTATCCTTTCTTCAGTTGGTATTGAAAAAGACATGCTGATAGGATTTAATCCCGGCGCGGCATATGGCCCGGCAAAACGCTGGCCCAGCGGGCGCTTTATCGAACTCGGCAAGACGCTTACAAAAAGGCACAGCGAGTGCTGCATAGTCGTCCTTGGGACGGAAGGTGAAAATACCTTGGCCAAAGAGATATGTGCAGGCATAGGCAAAAGGGCCTGCAACCTGGCTGGCCGGACCAGTCTTGTCGAGGCAATGGGTATCATAAATAGGCTTCGTCTCCTGGTTACGAATGACTCAGGCCTTATGCACGTCGCCGCAGCGCTTGGCACCCCGCTTGTGGCCCTTTTCGGCTCGACTAATCCGACAACTACCGGTCCGTGGACTGAAAAAGCCATTGTCGTCAGTCGCATCCTGCCCTGCGGCCCATGCCTGAAGCGCACGTGCCCGAACGGATTCGAATGTATGTTGGGCATCGGCGTAGAAGAGGTCTTAAAGGCCTGTGAAAGATGGCTTTGA
- a CDS encoding KpsF/GutQ family sugar-phosphate isomerase, with protein MTEEDKKTYRTPPERDADAILKEAKDAIEVEIQGLKRVQGHLGDSFVKAADLIFKATGRVVVTGIGKSGLVGRKIAATLASTGTPSIFLHPVEALHGDLGMVGQDDVIIALSNSGETQELNALIMVFKKRGIPVIALTGGLNSTLARLSLVVIDTGVEREACTLGLAPTASTTAALAIGDALAVVLLNMRKFNEKDFRRNHPGGSLGEILKVRVEEVMLRGDAIPAVHIGTDIPTALNEMDAKGLGAVLVLGDGGCLLGILTDGDLRRFIVKSGGLTKGSIEEIMTKRPKSIRPEAQAAEAITLMEQHLITVLPVVDREGCLAGIVHLHDLLGKGQFKFSV; from the coding sequence ATGACTGAGGAAGACAAGAAGACATACCGGACCCCGCCCGAAAGGGATGCGGATGCGATATTAAAAGAGGCAAAGGATGCCATAGAGGTTGAGATCCAAGGTCTTAAGCGCGTCCAAGGGCATCTTGGAGATAGCTTTGTAAAGGCGGCAGACCTCATCTTTAAGGCTACCGGCAGGGTCGTGGTGACAGGGATCGGCAAGAGCGGGCTTGTGGGCCGCAAGATAGCCGCAACCCTTGCGAGCACAGGGACTCCATCTATCTTTCTCCACCCCGTGGAGGCCCTCCATGGCGACTTGGGCATGGTAGGCCAGGATGATGTGATAATCGCCCTTTCAAATAGTGGGGAGACGCAGGAACTGAATGCCCTGATCATGGTGTTCAAAAAAAGGGGCATCCCAGTAATCGCCCTTACGGGCGGATTGAATTCAACGCTGGCAAGACTTAGCCTAGTTGTGATAGATACAGGGGTAGAACGTGAGGCCTGCACGCTGGGTCTTGCCCCGACAGCCAGCACGACAGCAGCCCTTGCAATTGGGGATGCCCTTGCGGTGGTCCTTCTGAACATGCGCAAATTCAATGAAAAGGACTTTAGACGCAACCATCCGGGCGGCTCTCTCGGAGAAATATTGAAGGTAAGGGTGGAGGAAGTGATGCTGAGAGGTGATGCGATACCTGCAGTACACATAGGCACAGACATCCCTACGGCCCTAAACGAAATGGACGCCAAGGGGCTTGGTGCAGTCCTGGTGCTGGGCGACGGGGGCTGTCTCCTGGGCATACTTACGGACGGTGATCTCAGACGTTTCATTGTAAAATCAGGCGGATTGACAAAGGGATCCATAGAAGAAATCATGACCAAAAGACCTAAGAGTATCCGCCCTGAGGCGCAGGCGGCCGAGGCCATAACGCTCATGGAGCAGCACCTGATTACCGTACTGCCGGTTGTGGATAGGGAGGGATGTCTTGCCGGAATAGTGCATCTCCACGACCTCCTTGGCAAGGGTCAATTCAAGTTTTCGGTATAA
- the rlmB gene encoding 23S rRNA (guanosine(2251)-2'-O)-methyltransferase RlmB: protein METSQGRAPVTIWGIHPVMEFLKTCPDAVREICVLPSFGNRPWQRKLLTLALECGIKPIGVRDFNKQTIAPGAVHQGVTARVMPIWPIDLAELPRHVGDHTPLLVACDQITDPQNLGAIIRSCVAFGAQAVIVPSRSCPEINGVVIKASSGAVAHIRVCEVSNLARALAALKGMGLWVVGLSPEAETVVWDVDLSGPICLVVGAEGEGIRWLIKKTCDITASIPQHPGIGSLNAASAASVFLYEVTRQRRGPTKS from the coding sequence ATGGAGACATCTCAAGGCCGAGCGCCTGTAACGATCTGGGGCATACACCCTGTAATGGAGTTTTTAAAGACATGCCCGGATGCTGTAAGGGAGATATGCGTGCTGCCATCGTTCGGGAACAGACCCTGGCAGCGTAAACTCCTGACTCTGGCCCTGGAATGCGGTATAAAACCTATAGGCGTACGAGACTTTAACAAACAAACTATAGCGCCGGGCGCTGTACACCAGGGCGTTACGGCGCGAGTCATGCCTATATGGCCGATAGACCTTGCTGAGCTCCCTAGACACGTGGGCGATCATACGCCGCTTCTTGTTGCATGTGATCAGATAACGGATCCCCAGAATCTGGGGGCGATCATACGCTCATGCGTGGCGTTCGGGGCACAGGCGGTCATTGTCCCGTCAAGGAGTTGCCCCGAGATAAACGGCGTGGTTATCAAGGCATCGTCTGGGGCGGTTGCGCATATAAGGGTCTGCGAGGTCTCAAACCTGGCAAGGGCGCTAGCCGCACTCAAAGGCATGGGGCTTTGGGTGGTAGGGCTGAGCCCCGAGGCGGAGACCGTCGTCTGGGACGTCGATCTTTCCGGGCCTATATGCCTTGTAGTCGGGGCAGAGGGTGAAGGGATTCGTTGGTTGATCAAAAAGACCTGCGACATCACCGCCTCTATACCGCAGCATCCTGGGATAGGATCCCTCAATGCAGCATCGGCTGCAAGCGTATTTTTATACGAGGTGACGAGGCAGAGAAGGGGGCCGACAAAATCCTAG
- a CDS encoding single-stranded DNA-binding protein codes for MARGLNKVMLIGRLGADPEIRYTQDGTPVANLRLATNRAVKKGEQWEEETDWHRVIAWRRLAEICERYLNKGSLIYVEGQIRTRSWEDKDGIKRYVTEIQAQDIQMLDSKKERLGGETEGLETPPPIEDDVPF; via the coding sequence ATGGCCAGAGGACTAAACAAGGTAATGCTTATAGGTAGGCTTGGCGCAGATCCCGAGATACGCTACACCCAGGACGGCACCCCGGTCGCCAATCTGCGCCTGGCCACTAACAGGGCTGTTAAAAAAGGGGAGCAGTGGGAAGAGGAGACGGACTGGCATAGGGTGATCGCATGGAGAAGGCTTGCCGAGATCTGTGAACGATATCTTAATAAAGGTAGCCTAATTTATGTTGAAGGGCAGATAAGGACCCGTTCCTGGGAAGATAAAGACGGCATAAAAAGATATGTAACCGAGATACAGGCCCAGGATATCCAAATGCTGGATTCCAAAAAGGAACGTCTTGGCGGTGAAACAGAAGGTCTTGAGACCCCCCCGCCAATTGAAGACGACGTACCGTTTTAA
- the gmhB gene encoding D-glycero-beta-D-manno-heptose 1,7-bisphosphate 7-phosphatase, translated as MKDGFEPMKTRRKAVFLDRDGTINIEMGYLGRPEELVLIDTAAEAIAMLNGKGYAVAVITNQSGVARGLFEEKDVKAIHEEIARRLLRSGARVDGWYYCPHHPSEGVGRYNIQCNCRKPLTGMIEAASNDLDVDISESFVVGDSIRDMELAWNSGAKAVLVLTGFGLETLKRLARQDKKNIVYIAADILDASKFICGS; from the coding sequence GTGAAAGATGGCTTTGAACCAATGAAGACTAGACGCAAGGCGGTATTTTTGGACAGAGACGGTACCATCAATATAGAAATGGGCTACTTGGGCCGCCCGGAGGAACTCGTCCTTATAGACACGGCCGCCGAGGCCATAGCTATGCTCAACGGAAAGGGCTATGCGGTGGCAGTGATCACAAACCAATCAGGTGTTGCGAGAGGCCTCTTTGAAGAGAAAGATGTCAAGGCGATCCATGAAGAGATTGCAAGAAGACTCCTGAGATCAGGGGCCAGGGTGGATGGGTGGTATTATTGCCCTCATCACCCGTCGGAGGGCGTGGGGCGCTATAACATCCAATGTAATTGTCGAAAACCCCTTACAGGTATGATCGAAGCGGCAAGCAACGACCTTGATGTAGACATCTCCGAGTCTTTTGTGGTAGGAGACAGTATCCGAGATATGGAGCTTGCATGGAACTCCGGTGCAAAGGCGGTGCTGGTACTTACCGGCTTCGGGCTGGAGACCTTGAAGCGCCTTGCAAGACAAGACAAAAAGAATATCGTGTATATCGCTGCAGACATCCTTGACGCCAGTAAATTCATATGCGGATCTTGA
- a CDS encoding glycosyltransferase family 9 protein: MRILIIKLSAIGDVVQSLPVLAALRMTFSDAHIGWVVGEAASGLLDAHPMLDELIVFPRKGLGELASNPADWPKFLYKAATFLRRLRLRDYDFVVDLQGLFKSGFVTLFSRGKVKIGFSGGRELSSIFLNKRLPAYDPNEHAVTRYLRLAAHLGAKTDKPEFPTGLDDKDRARLDQLLRDLGISKGPLICLIPGAAWTSKRWTSRGFSEVAGYCIDRLGLMPVIAGGAGDKGLAGEIVSLAGKGIIDLTGRTDLKMLAALFERTSVVVSTDTGPMHLAAAVGTPVVALFGPTAPWRTGPFGKRHQVLRLETGCSPCFKRMCQDPVCMTGIKSSDVIAAVLKAVKENTARA, from the coding sequence ATGCGGATCTTGATCATAAAGCTGAGCGCTATCGGCGATGTGGTCCAGAGCCTCCCAGTCCTTGCAGCCCTCAGGATGACATTCTCCGATGCGCATATAGGCTGGGTGGTCGGGGAGGCGGCTTCAGGCCTCCTTGACGCACACCCCATGCTCGACGAACTCATAGTATTCCCACGGAAGGGATTGGGGGAGCTGGCATCAAACCCTGCTGATTGGCCTAAGTTTCTATACAAGGCCGCGACCTTTTTAAGACGTCTCAGGCTCAGGGATTACGACTTTGTCGTGGACCTTCAAGGACTCTTCAAAAGCGGTTTTGTAACCCTTTTTTCAAGAGGAAAGGTAAAGATAGGCTTTTCAGGTGGTAGAGAATTGAGCTCGATCTTCTTGAATAAGCGACTCCCGGCCTATGATCCAAATGAACATGCGGTAACGAGATATCTAAGGCTTGCAGCCCATCTCGGGGCAAAAACCGATAAGCCGGAGTTCCCGACGGGTCTTGACGACAAAGACAGGGCCAGGCTCGATCAGCTGTTAAGGGACCTTGGGATCTCGAAAGGGCCTCTCATATGCCTGATTCCAGGGGCGGCATGGACCTCCAAGCGCTGGACGAGCAGAGGTTTCAGCGAAGTCGCCGGCTACTGCATAGACAGATTGGGTCTTATGCCTGTAATAGCAGGCGGGGCTGGCGACAAAGGGCTTGCAGGGGAGATCGTATCGCTTGCTGGAAAGGGCATTATTGATCTTACTGGCAGGACGGATTTGAAGATGCTTGCGGCCCTGTTCGAACGCACCAGCGTAGTAGTAAGCACCGATACAGGCCCTATGCACCTTGCGGCTGCCGTCGGCACCCCTGTCGTAGCACTCTTCGGTCCGACGGCGCCATGGAGGACAGGGCCTTTTGGAAAAAGACACCAAGTCCTGAGGCTGGAGACTGGATGCAGCCCATGCTTCAAACGCATGTGCCAGGATCCTGTTTGCATGACAGGTATAAAATCCTCTGATGTCATCGCCGCCGTATTAAAGGCAGTAAAAGAAAACACTGCCCGGGCATAG
- the rfaE1 gene encoding D-glycero-beta-D-manno-heptose-7-phosphate kinase: MTDRTRLLVAVEAFEQARILVIGDLMLDQFVWGEVFRISPEAPVPIIEVSGETITLGGAANVANNLRSMGAEVALGGVIGNDPMGGSIKDMAQGQGIDTSAVVKDGRPTTVKTRIIARGQQVVRVDKEQRAPIGAECIEPMLAAVHNLKDGISSIVVSDYAKGTVTDGLMRGLKDLAKERNIPILVDPKPKNRHLYRNVNLITPNKKEAEDLAGVKINDEATLKEAARTIRQRLETEAVLITMGPQGMALWQGDDGLFTIPTMAQEVFDVTGAGDTVIATLALGLASGLALEEAACLANIAAGIVVGKAGTAVLTREELKEKICQEA, encoded by the coding sequence ATGACAGACAGAACTAGGCTCCTTGTGGCCGTGGAGGCCTTCGAGCAGGCACGTATATTGGTGATAGGCGATCTCATGCTTGATCAGTTCGTTTGGGGCGAGGTCTTCCGCATATCCCCTGAGGCCCCTGTCCCAATAATCGAGGTAAGCGGAGAGACGATAACGCTCGGCGGGGCCGCAAATGTAGCAAACAACTTGAGGTCTATGGGCGCGGAGGTGGCCTTGGGTGGGGTAATCGGCAACGACCCAATGGGGGGTTCTATAAAAGATATGGCCCAAGGGCAAGGCATAGACACCTCCGCTGTGGTAAAAGACGGGCGCCCGACCACGGTAAAGACCAGGATAATAGCAAGGGGGCAGCAGGTCGTTAGGGTGGACAAGGAACAAAGGGCGCCCATAGGGGCTGAATGTATCGAGCCTATGCTCGCCGCTGTCCACAATCTAAAAGATGGTATCTCATCCATCGTGGTCTCGGATTATGCAAAAGGCACGGTCACAGATGGTCTGATGAGGGGTCTCAAAGATCTGGCGAAAGAAAGGAACATCCCCATCCTTGTTGACCCCAAACCAAAAAACCGACATCTATACAGGAATGTAAACCTCATAACTCCGAACAAAAAAGAGGCTGAAGACCTGGCCGGCGTAAAAATAAACGATGAGGCGACGCTTAAAGAAGCGGCCCGGACGATCCGACAAAGGCTTGAAACAGAGGCCGTGCTAATTACAATGGGGCCACAAGGTATGGCGCTTTGGCAAGGAGACGACGGACTCTTTACAATCCCGACCATGGCCCAGGAGGTCTTTGATGTTACAGGCGCAGGAGATACCGTCATAGCAACACTTGCGCTTGGGCTTGCAAGCGGGCTTGCCCTAGAAGAGGCCGCCTGCCTGGCCAATATCGCAGCAGGGATCGTCGTAGGCAAGGCTGGAACGGCGGTCTTGACTCGAGAAGAGCTCAAGGAAAAGATATGCCAAGAAGCATGA